Proteins found in one Leptospira ellinghausenii genomic segment:
- a CDS encoding RelA/SpoT family protein, giving the protein MGLYQDIKDKQELFDAVQKRLGPEKAQLIEKAYHIADKMHEGQKRLSGEPYIIHPMNVASVLDELGLDERAIAAGLLHDVVEDTSYTKEDMAKEFGEDIAALVEGVTKISEIKSQSKETEAAENIRKMLLATIKDVRVMLIKLADKTHNVRTLKFQPEEKQKRIAKEVLSLYAPIAGRLGVYKVKFELEDLAFQSLHPEEYQEIKKRVSAKKSERDEYIEKIKIILKQRLAEINIDARIDGRAKHFYSIYRKMVTKEKSFSEIFDLRAVRIIANEIKDCYGVLGIVHTLWTPIPGRFKDYIATPKTNLYQSLHTTVFGPDGRPMEVQIRTKEMNAIAENGVAAHWAYKESTNLSRSSVILQNGVENAFRMKWLEILKSWQDPSLDSKEFMEELQYDLHEDEVFVFTPKGEIIEMPKGATVLDYAFRIHTDVGLHARGGKVNGRMVTLRTELKSGDQVEIITEKNSKPSPIWLRIVKTSGARQKLRAYFRKLQEDSQKETIGSVLEASNPSFDENTIKEIKKVKIKKPTKPNQNQEESKEFGISVAGWNDVPVRVASCCTPIPGDEIIGFITRGRGVSVHKKDCSTATKQLEWMKTIPVRWEGPGEPIPIQIEVRAKDVQGIYLSMVESISSTETNILEAGASSHPNGTLTAKFMLEVDHLDQLKEILENLRMIQGVVFAERVKK; this is encoded by the coding sequence ATGGGACTTTATCAAGATATAAAGGACAAACAAGAGTTATTTGATGCTGTCCAAAAAAGACTTGGTCCTGAAAAAGCACAACTTATCGAAAAGGCATATCACATTGCCGATAAAATGCATGAAGGGCAAAAAAGGCTTTCTGGCGAACCATATATCATCCATCCGATGAATGTAGCTTCTGTTTTAGATGAATTAGGTCTAGATGAAAGGGCAATCGCAGCAGGATTATTACATGATGTTGTAGAGGATACAAGTTACACCAAAGAAGATATGGCAAAAGAGTTTGGTGAGGACATTGCTGCTCTTGTAGAAGGTGTTACAAAAATCTCTGAAATTAAATCGCAATCGAAAGAAACTGAAGCTGCGGAAAACATTCGAAAGATGTTACTTGCTACAATTAAAGATGTGCGTGTGATGTTAATTAAACTGGCAGATAAAACACATAATGTCAGAACTTTAAAATTCCAACCGGAAGAGAAACAGAAACGAATCGCCAAAGAAGTGTTATCTCTTTATGCTCCTATTGCAGGTAGGCTTGGTGTTTATAAGGTAAAATTTGAATTGGAAGATTTAGCCTTTCAGTCTTTACATCCAGAAGAATATCAAGAAATCAAAAAAAGAGTTTCTGCTAAAAAATCTGAACGTGATGAATACATTGAAAAAATTAAAATTATCTTAAAACAACGATTAGCAGAAATCAATATTGATGCAAGGATAGACGGAAGGGCCAAACATTTTTATTCAATATATCGCAAGATGGTCACCAAGGAAAAATCTTTTTCTGAAATCTTTGACCTACGTGCTGTTCGAATCATAGCGAATGAAATTAAAGATTGTTACGGTGTGCTTGGAATTGTACATACCTTATGGACTCCTATCCCCGGAAGATTCAAAGATTATATTGCCACTCCCAAAACAAACCTTTACCAATCTTTACATACAACTGTGTTTGGACCAGACGGTCGTCCCATGGAAGTACAAATTCGTACAAAAGAAATGAATGCCATTGCTGAGAATGGAGTGGCAGCACATTGGGCATACAAAGAATCGACGAACCTTTCTCGTTCATCTGTTATCTTACAAAATGGTGTAGAAAATGCCTTCCGAATGAAGTGGTTGGAGATTTTAAAATCATGGCAAGATCCAAGTTTAGACTCAAAAGAGTTTATGGAGGAACTCCAATATGATCTTCATGAAGATGAGGTTTTTGTTTTTACACCAAAAGGTGAAATCATCGAAATGCCTAAAGGTGCGACGGTTTTAGACTATGCATTTCGTATCCATACTGATGTAGGCCTTCACGCGCGTGGAGGTAAGGTGAATGGTAGAATGGTTACACTTCGTACGGAATTGAAGTCGGGTGACCAAGTAGAAATCATTACGGAAAAAAATTCGAAACCATCACCAATCTGGCTTCGGATTGTGAAAACTTCTGGCGCCAGACAAAAGTTACGTGCTTATTTTCGAAAACTGCAGGAAGATTCCCAAAAAGAAACCATTGGTTCTGTCTTAGAAGCTTCAAATCCAAGCTTTGATGAAAATACCATCAAAGAAATCAAAAAAGTAAAAATTAAAAAACCAACAAAACCGAACCAAAACCAAGAAGAATCAAAGGAGTTTGGGATATCGGTTGCAGGTTGGAATGATGTACCAGTTCGAGTTGCCTCTTGTTGTACACCAATTCCAGGGGATGAAATCATCGGTTTTATCACACGTGGAAGAGGTGTTAGTGTTCACAAAAAAGACTGCTCAACGGCAACCAAACAGTTAGAATGGATGAAAACAATTCCAGTTCGATGGGAAGGACCTGGTGAACCAATCCCTATCCAAATTGAAGTTCGTGCCAAAGACGTACAAGGGATTTATCTATCGATGGTGGAATCCATTTCGAGTACAGAAACAAATATTTTGGAGGCAGGTGCTTCTTCTCATCCGAATGGAACACTGACCGCCAAATTCATGTTAGAAGTTGATCACTTGGACCAACTAAAAGAAATATTAGAAAATTTGAGAATGATTCAAGGTGTAGTGTTTGCTGAAAGGGTTAAAAAATAA
- the nadC gene encoding carboxylating nicotinate-nucleotide diphosphorylase, giving the protein MNRGYTTPVTSITEKDFESLVQLALEEDLPAGDITTDTLFSVEESCTAILLAKEEGVLCGLSVIPCLIQKSKTNVTWSQILEDGAPLSKGTIIGELKGSLVGILKMERILLNFIQYLSGIATNANRVAKQFPNLLILDTRKTLPGYRKLAKYAVYTGGGANHRINLSDMAMLKDNHITKAGSIQSAVQMVRQKNPGKKIELEIDGLSQLEDAIESKPDILLLDNFSDGDTEKAIYILKDKAPEIRIECSGGITPDKLKFLSKFEGIGVSMGYLTHTVKFLDISLDIK; this is encoded by the coding sequence ATGAATAGAGGATATACAACTCCCGTAACATCAATCACAGAAAAAGACTTTGAATCTTTGGTCCAATTGGCTTTGGAAGAAGATTTGCCTGCGGGAGACATTACAACGGATACTTTGTTTTCTGTTGAAGAATCTTGTACTGCTATCCTACTTGCGAAAGAGGAAGGTGTATTATGTGGACTTTCCGTGATTCCATGCCTAATTCAAAAATCGAAAACAAACGTAACTTGGAGTCAGATTTTGGAAGATGGGGCTCCCTTATCCAAAGGAACGATCATTGGTGAGTTAAAAGGATCTCTCGTTGGCATCTTAAAAATGGAACGTATTTTACTCAATTTCATCCAATACCTTTCTGGAATTGCCACAAATGCCAATCGAGTTGCCAAACAGTTTCCAAATCTCCTCATCCTAGATACTAGAAAAACCTTACCTGGTTATCGAAAATTAGCAAAATATGCGGTATACACTGGTGGTGGTGCCAATCACCGAATCAATTTATCTGATATGGCGATGTTAAAAGATAATCATATAACAAAAGCAGGTTCGATTCAATCAGCGGTACAAATGGTACGGCAAAAAAATCCAGGGAAAAAAATTGAATTGGAAATTGATGGGCTCTCCCAACTAGAAGATGCCATCGAATCCAAACCAGATATCCTTCTTTTGGATAATTTTTCCGATGGGGATACCGAAAAAGCAATTTATATCTTAAAAGATAAAGCCCCAGAGATTCGTATCGAATGTTCAGGTGGTATTACACCCGATAAATTAAAATTTTTATCTAAGTTTGAAGGAATTGGAGTGAGTATGGGATATTTAACTCATACTGTGAAATTTTTGGACATAAGTTTGGATATCAAATAA